A part of Paenibacillus donghaensis genomic DNA contains:
- the mgsA gene encoding methylglyoxal synthase gives MMKIAFIAHDRKKEEMVNFVTAYEHVFHGHQLYSTGTTGLRIMEATKLSIHRYMSGPLGGDQQIGSMVATDELDLIVFLRDPLMAQPHEPDITALLRLCDVYGIPVATNIATAEILVKAIDRGDFAWRDLVHKYKPGVDE, from the coding sequence ATGATGAAGATTGCTTTTATTGCACATGACCGCAAAAAAGAAGAAATGGTTAATTTTGTTACAGCCTATGAGCATGTATTCCATGGGCACCAGCTGTATTCCACCGGCACGACCGGACTTCGGATTATGGAGGCAACCAAGCTGTCGATTCACCGTTATATGTCTGGACCGTTGGGCGGGGATCAGCAGATCGGCTCCATGGTGGCGACCGACGAGTTGGACTTGATTGTGTTCCTGCGTGATCCGCTCATGGCTCAGCCGCATGAACCGGATATTACGGCACTGCTACGCTTGTGCGATGTATATGGCATTCCGGTAGCCACCAATATTGCCACCGCCGAAATTCTCGTCAAGGCGATTGACCGCGGCGATTTCGCCTGGCGCGACCTGGTACATAAGTACAAGCCGGGTGTGGACGAATGA